A portion of the Candidatus Margulisiibacteriota bacterium genome contains these proteins:
- a CDS encoding four helix bundle protein, producing MIETKFEILNPKQIPITETPARPAGGQNTKRYDLEDRTLKYAERVRNYIKKLPRSITNIEIGGQMFRSAGSVGANYIEANEALGKKDFAMRIRICRKEAKESRYWLNLSEPAEQEEAERQGLLQEATELMKIFGSILEKCK from the coding sequence ATGATAGAAACAAAATTCGAAATCCTAAATCCTAAACAAATTCCAATTACCGAAACTCCTGCCCGTCCGGCAGGCGGGCAAAATACAAAACGGTACGATCTGGAAGATAGAACATTGAAATATGCGGAAAGAGTCAGGAATTATATAAAGAAACTGCCCAGATCGATCACAAACATTGAAATTGGCGGTCAAATGTTTCGCTCGGCCGGCTCTGTCGGAGCAAATTATATTGAAGCCAATGAAGCTCTCGGGAAAAAAGATTTTGCAATGAGGATCAGGATATGCCGAAAAGAAGCCAAGGAAAGCCGCTATTGGCTGAATCTAAGTGAGCCGGCAGAACAAGAAGAAGCGGAGAGGCAAGGACTGCTTCAAGAGGCGACTGAATTGATGAAGATTTTTGGTTCGATTTTGGAGAAATGCAAATGA